One stretch of Amycolatopsis sp. NBC_00345 DNA includes these proteins:
- a CDS encoding NfeD family protein has product MAAALIWLIIGIVLMIAEVLSGDFVLIMLGVAALLGAGSEAITGNLFIDVAVFAVSSVGLIVLARPALKRRFLAGSHIATGIDALVGARAVVVSTVDYDAGQVKIGGEVWSARAVHEAQPPIAPGTSVTVVEISGATAVVDILS; this is encoded by the coding sequence ATGGCAGCGGCTCTGATCTGGCTGATCATCGGCATCGTCCTGATGATCGCGGAAGTGCTCTCCGGCGACTTCGTCCTGATCATGCTGGGGGTCGCCGCGTTGCTCGGCGCCGGCTCCGAGGCGATCACCGGGAACCTGTTCATCGACGTCGCCGTGTTCGCCGTCAGCTCGGTCGGGCTGATCGTGCTCGCGCGCCCCGCGCTGAAGCGCCGCTTCCTCGCCGGCTCCCATATAGCCACCGGCATCGACGCGCTCGTCGGCGCCCGCGCCGTGGTCGTGTCCACAGTGGACTACGATGCCGGCCAGGTGAAGATCGGCGGCGAGGTCTGGTCCGCCCGCGCCGTGCACGAGGCGCAGCCGCCCATCGCGCCCGGCACCAGTGTCACCGTCGTCGAGATCTCCGGTGCCACCGCGGTGGTGGACATCCTCTCGTGA
- a CDS encoding aminoglycoside phosphotransferase family protein: protein MTAILDDAARARLIDRFGPQVGPWCDALPVLVARLAERWGLTVVGARPGNTGRTLMCRGPQGDSRVLKLCPDQEVSAGEATALQTWAGLSRVVQVLEVDFEAGAVLLEGLEPGTQLTGRGADVPWTEVADLLAQLHSVQLPSVPAAGPFPSLATRVGLMFDLAERRLRGSAAEPRLPLELLHHARVRAEDLATGGPTALLHGDLHPGNVLDAGPARGIVAIDPRPCLGDPAFDAVDWALLPMAAGGTLDDGVTKLPDLDADRVRAWCAALAPLVAMAPLRAGAPTPFTDALLEMAR from the coding sequence ATGACGGCGATCCTCGACGACGCGGCCCGCGCCCGCCTCATCGACCGCTTCGGCCCGCAGGTCGGCCCGTGGTGCGACGCGCTGCCCGTGCTCGTCGCCCGGCTCGCCGAACGATGGGGCCTGACCGTCGTCGGCGCCCGGCCGGGCAACACCGGCCGCACGCTGATGTGCCGCGGCCCCCAAGGTGACAGCCGGGTGCTCAAGCTCTGCCCGGACCAGGAGGTCTCCGCCGGAGAGGCCACCGCCCTGCAGACCTGGGCCGGCCTCTCCCGGGTGGTGCAGGTCCTCGAGGTCGACTTCGAGGCAGGCGCCGTGCTGCTGGAAGGCCTCGAACCGGGCACCCAGCTGACCGGGCGCGGCGCGGACGTGCCGTGGACCGAGGTGGCGGACCTGCTCGCCCAATTGCACAGCGTCCAATTACCGAGCGTCCCGGCCGCAGGCCCGTTCCCCTCGCTGGCCACCCGCGTCGGGCTGATGTTCGACCTGGCCGAACGCCGCCTGCGCGGCTCGGCCGCCGAACCCCGGCTGCCGCTGGAGCTGCTGCACCACGCCCGCGTCCGTGCCGAAGACCTCGCCACCGGCGGCCCCACCGCGCTCCTGCACGGCGACCTGCACCCCGGCAACGTCCTCGACGCCGGTCCCGCGCGCGGCATCGTCGCGATCGACCCGCGGCCGTGCCTGGGCGACCCGGCCTTCGACGCCGTCGACTGGGCGCTGCTCCCGATGGCCGCCGGCGGCACCCTCGACGACGGTGTCACCAAGCTCCCGGACCTCGACGCCGACCGCGTCCGTGCCTGGTGCGCCGCGCTCGCCCCGCTCGTCGCCATGGCCCCGCTGCGGGCGGGCGCGCCTACGCCGTTCACCGACGCCCTACTGGAGATGGCGCGCTGA
- a CDS encoding DUF3097 domain-containing protein: MRSHSYDDVLSGPRKRKVPEVPAEPGLVVEDPASGYCGAVVKIEYGNVVLEDARGRHRVFPLGPAAFLLEGKPVTLVPAKKAAAPVKRVSASGSVKVQGLQARVARDSRIWVEGKHDAELVERVWGHDLRVEGVVVEPLDGVDVLSDRIAEFGTGPGRRLGVLVDHLVAGSKESRLVEQVRDEQVLVTGHPYVDIWQAVKPSAVGIREWPKIPRGIEWKVGICDALGWGETYEGWQRVLAAVSSFRDLETPLIGAVERLIDFVTEPAE, encoded by the coding sequence GTGCGCTCCCATTCGTATGACGACGTGCTGTCGGGCCCGCGGAAGCGGAAGGTGCCCGAGGTCCCGGCGGAACCCGGACTGGTGGTCGAGGACCCGGCCAGCGGCTACTGCGGCGCGGTGGTGAAGATCGAGTACGGGAACGTCGTCCTCGAAGACGCGCGCGGCCGCCACCGGGTGTTCCCGCTCGGCCCGGCGGCGTTCCTGCTCGAAGGCAAGCCCGTCACCCTCGTCCCGGCGAAGAAGGCCGCGGCGCCGGTGAAGCGGGTGTCCGCGTCCGGCTCGGTGAAGGTGCAGGGCCTGCAGGCCCGCGTCGCCCGTGACTCCCGGATCTGGGTCGAGGGCAAGCACGACGCCGAGCTGGTCGAGCGCGTCTGGGGTCACGACCTGCGCGTCGAAGGCGTGGTCGTCGAGCCGCTGGACGGCGTCGACGTCCTGTCCGACCGCATCGCCGAGTTCGGCACCGGCCCCGGACGGCGGCTCGGCGTGCTCGTCGACCACCTGGTCGCGGGGAGTAAGGAGTCCCGCCTCGTCGAGCAGGTCCGCGACGAGCAGGTGCTCGTCACCGGCCATCCGTACGTGGACATCTGGCAGGCCGTGAAGCCGTCGGCCGTCGGCATCCGGGAGTGGCCGAAGATCCCGCGCGGGATCGAGTGGAAAGTCGGCATCTGCGACGCACTGGGCTGGGGCGAGACCTACGAAGGCTGGCAGCGGGTGCTGGCCGCGGTGAGCAGCTTCCGGGACCTCGAAACGCCGCTGATCGGCGCCGTCGAACGGCTCATCGACTTCGTCACCGAACCGGCGGAGTAG
- a CDS encoding TetR/AcrR family transcriptional regulator yields the protein MTDPKPLRADARRNRVKVLEAAETVFAAKGTSAPTEEVAREAGVGVGTVFRHFPTKEALLEAVLHARLHRFVDEAEAVVAQNSADPGAAFFSFLTSWVEMSSAKTAYFEALSAAGVDVEFAGHEIGVRLTGALGVLLSRAQEAGAVRADLVVGELIPVIIGTAKAAEHVGADGALRDRIISVLFDGLRPAVAHHRA from the coding sequence GTGACGGATCCGAAACCGCTGCGCGCCGACGCCCGGCGTAACCGGGTCAAAGTGCTCGAAGCCGCCGAGACGGTGTTCGCGGCCAAGGGCACCAGCGCGCCGACCGAGGAGGTCGCGCGCGAGGCCGGCGTCGGCGTCGGCACGGTGTTCCGGCACTTCCCGACCAAGGAGGCGCTGCTCGAGGCGGTCCTCCACGCGCGGCTGCATCGGTTCGTCGACGAGGCGGAGGCGGTCGTCGCGCAGAACTCGGCCGACCCGGGCGCCGCGTTCTTCTCGTTCCTGACCAGCTGGGTCGAGATGTCCAGCGCCAAGACCGCCTACTTCGAGGCGCTCAGCGCGGCGGGCGTGGACGTGGAGTTCGCCGGGCACGAGATCGGCGTCCGGCTGACCGGGGCACTCGGCGTGCTGCTGAGCCGCGCGCAGGAAGCCGGCGCGGTGCGGGCCGACCTCGTCGTGGGCGAGCTGATCCCGGTGATCATCGGCACCGCCAAGGCGGCCGAGCACGTCGGCGCCGACGGCGCCCTGCGCGACCGCATCATCTCGGTCCTCTTCGACGGCCTTCGCCCGGCCGTCGCACACCACCGGGCCTGA
- a CDS encoding SCO1664 family protein: MASSPPGPADPGAREFVTHGRIDVEGRLVDASNVTLFCAIELNGVTGQVVYKPVSGERPLWDFPDGTLAGREVATAMISDVSGLGAVPPTVLRDGPFGPGMVQLWVETGENEVVDVCAPEDVPDGWRTVLHAHDRLGDPAVLAHADHPGMRELAVLDIVVNNTDRKGGHLLAGTDGRVYGVDHGICLHTDPKLRTVLWGWIGERVPDEAVEKLRKLRSELDGKLGADLGEHLTTFEIRALGQRADFLLAEGVFPEPGDDWRAIPWPLF, from the coding sequence GTGGCGAGCAGCCCACCCGGACCCGCCGACCCCGGTGCCCGCGAATTCGTCACGCACGGCCGCATCGACGTCGAAGGCCGGCTCGTGGACGCGTCCAACGTGACGCTGTTCTGCGCGATCGAGCTCAACGGCGTCACCGGCCAAGTGGTGTACAAGCCGGTTTCGGGGGAGCGGCCGCTGTGGGACTTCCCGGACGGCACGCTCGCCGGCCGCGAGGTCGCCACCGCGATGATCTCCGACGTCTCCGGCCTCGGCGCCGTCCCGCCGACCGTGCTCCGCGACGGGCCGTTCGGCCCCGGCATGGTCCAGCTGTGGGTCGAGACGGGGGAGAACGAGGTCGTCGACGTCTGCGCGCCCGAAGACGTCCCGGACGGCTGGCGCACCGTGCTGCACGCCCACGACCGCCTCGGCGACCCCGCCGTGCTCGCGCACGCCGACCACCCGGGCATGCGGGAGCTGGCCGTGCTCGACATCGTGGTCAACAACACCGACCGCAAGGGCGGCCACCTGCTGGCCGGCACCGACGGCCGCGTCTACGGCGTGGACCACGGCATCTGCCTGCACACCGACCCGAAGCTGCGCACCGTGCTGTGGGGCTGGATCGGCGAGCGCGTCCCGGACGAGGCCGTCGAGAAGCTGCGCAAGCTGCGGTCCGAGCTGGACGGCAAGCTCGGCGCGGACCTCGGCGAGCACCTCACCACCTTCGAGATCCGCGCCCTCGGCCAGCGCGCCGACTTCCTGCTCGCCGAAGGCGTTTTCCCCGAGCCCGGCGACGACTGGCGCGCCATCCCCTGGCCCTTGTTCTGA
- a CDS encoding DUF3090 domain-containing protein: MSRVIHVFRKPDRFVAGTVGEPGDRTFYLQASEDVRTISVTIEKQQVVVLAERLSALLEEVASRFGADVPDDVPDDQVDVAPLTVPVEEEFRVGTMGLGWDADSGAVVVELLAITEGEVDETVVLDDTEEGPDAVRVFLTPVAARAFAERADRVVNAGRKPCPLCAEPLDPAGHICPRQNGYRRDVDVAED, translated from the coding sequence ATGTCTCGCGTAATCCACGTCTTCCGCAAGCCCGACCGGTTCGTCGCCGGGACCGTCGGCGAGCCCGGTGATCGCACGTTCTACCTCCAGGCGTCGGAGGACGTCCGGACGATCAGCGTCACGATCGAAAAACAGCAGGTCGTCGTCCTCGCCGAGCGCCTGAGCGCGTTGCTCGAGGAAGTCGCCAGCCGCTTCGGCGCCGACGTCCCCGACGACGTGCCCGACGACCAGGTCGACGTGGCTCCCTTGACCGTGCCGGTCGAAGAGGAGTTCCGCGTCGGCACCATGGGCCTGGGCTGGGACGCCGACTCGGGCGCCGTCGTCGTCGAGCTGCTCGCGATCACCGAGGGCGAGGTCGACGAGACCGTCGTCCTCGACGACACCGAGGAAGGCCCCGACGCCGTCCGCGTGTTCCTCACCCCGGTGGCCGCGCGCGCCTTCGCCGAGCGGGCCGACCGCGTCGTCAACGCCGGCCGCAAGCCGTGCCCGCTGTGCGCCGAGCCGCTCGACCCGGCCGGGCACATCTGCCCCCGGCAGAACGGCTACCGCCGCGACGTCGACGTGGCCGAGGACTGA
- a CDS encoding MFS transporter has product MVLGDNEVTRSADASAKNRRVQVRRAAFAGSIGTTIEWYDFFLYNTAAALVFPHLFFPSSTGYAGVMQSFATYAVGFAARPVGAAIFGHWGDRLGRKTTLIVTLLLMGLSSAVVGVLPGTASIGFAAPLILVLLRLVQGIAIGGEWSGSVLLAMEWGDQRRRGLLASFAQVGVPVGLVLGTGGMTLLSATLSREDFDAWGWRIPFLLSLVLVGIGLVIRLRILETPMFAAVVAEKKTSRAPVKDAVRHHWREILLSAGLRFSEQLPFYLFTSYVLVYVVQRPDFSNTFVLNAVLVGAAAELVLIPVFSQLSDRIGRKRVYLTGSVLTAAIAFPYFTVLSHAGHALIFVAIIVSLVAHAMQYGPQAALIGESFPTHLRYGGAGLGYQLASVFAGGPAPLLATWLLHETGTPYSISIYIVASAVVTVLCVIALPDRSKSDITDPSVYAR; this is encoded by the coding sequence ATGGTTCTAGGCGACAACGAAGTCACCCGGTCAGCCGACGCTTCCGCTAAAAACCGCCGGGTCCAAGTGCGGCGGGCGGCCTTCGCCGGGTCGATCGGCACGACCATCGAGTGGTACGACTTCTTCCTCTACAACACGGCCGCGGCACTCGTCTTCCCGCATCTGTTCTTCCCCTCGTCCACGGGTTACGCCGGGGTGATGCAGTCCTTCGCGACCTACGCGGTCGGGTTCGCGGCGCGGCCGGTGGGCGCGGCGATCTTCGGGCACTGGGGCGACCGGCTCGGGCGCAAGACCACGCTGATCGTCACGCTGCTGCTGATGGGCCTGTCCTCGGCCGTGGTCGGGGTGCTGCCGGGCACGGCGTCGATCGGGTTCGCCGCGCCGTTGATCCTGGTGCTGCTGCGGCTGGTGCAGGGCATCGCGATCGGCGGTGAGTGGAGCGGCTCGGTGCTGCTCGCGATGGAATGGGGTGACCAGCGCCGTCGCGGGCTGCTGGCGAGCTTCGCTCAGGTCGGCGTCCCGGTGGGGCTGGTGCTCGGCACGGGCGGCATGACGTTGCTGTCGGCGACGCTCTCCCGCGAGGACTTCGACGCGTGGGGCTGGCGGATCCCGTTCCTGCTGAGCCTGGTGCTCGTGGGCATCGGCCTGGTGATCCGGCTGCGGATCCTGGAGACGCCGATGTTCGCCGCGGTGGTGGCGGAGAAGAAGACCTCCCGCGCGCCGGTGAAGGACGCGGTGCGCCACCACTGGCGCGAGATCCTGCTCTCGGCCGGGCTGCGGTTCAGCGAGCAGTTGCCGTTCTACCTGTTCACCAGCTACGTGCTCGTGTACGTGGTGCAGCGACCGGACTTCAGCAACACGTTCGTGCTCAACGCGGTGCTCGTCGGCGCCGCCGCCGAGCTGGTGCTGATCCCGGTGTTCTCCCAGCTGTCCGACCGGATCGGGCGAAAACGGGTCTACCTCACCGGTTCCGTGCTGACGGCCGCGATCGCCTTCCCCTACTTCACGGTGCTGAGCCACGCCGGGCACGCGTTGATCTTCGTCGCGATCATCGTCTCGCTGGTCGCGCACGCGATGCAGTACGGGCCGCAGGCCGCGTTGATCGGCGAAAGCTTCCCGACGCATCTGCGGTACGGCGGCGCGGGGCTCGGTTACCAGCTGGCGTCGGTGTTCGCGGGTGGCCCGGCGCCGTTGCTGGCGACCTGGCTGCTGCACGAGACGGGCACGCCGTACTCGATCTCGATCTACATCGTGGCGTCAGCCGTGGTCACGGTCCTGTGTGTGATCGCGCTGCCGGACCGGTCGAAGTCCGACATCACCGACCCGAGCGTCTACGCCCGCTGA
- a CDS encoding SPFH domain-containing protein has protein sequence MVVPQAQSAVIERLGRFRTVASPGLTFLVPFLDKVRARIDLREQVVSFPPQPVITEDNLTVNIDTVVYFQVTDSRAAVYEISNYIIGVEQLTTTTLRNVVGGMSLEETLTSRDAINTQLRGVLDEATGRWGIRVARVELKAIEPPASIQDSMEKQMRADREKRAMILTAEGQRESSIKTAEGQKQSQILSAEGQKQAAILAAEAERQSRILRAQGERAARYLQAQGQAKAIEKVFAAIKAGRPTPEVLAYQYLQTLPQLAQGDANKVWMIPSDYGKALEGFARALGAPGDDGVFRYEPPKDDSPQRPELEDEEVAGWFDTSTDPKVAEAVAAAEAVARKEVPGPLGSEHPRRAIGAVVPAAPVEEEEDEIPAPAPQPSTPPPGVQQRPQQAPPSLPQPQQPPTPPGGPYQGPPAQFGGGQPGQGSGPFPQQGPFGGPQGGPPPQQR, from the coding sequence ATGGTGGTGCCCCAGGCGCAGTCGGCGGTGATCGAGCGCCTCGGCCGGTTCCGCACGGTCGCCTCGCCCGGCCTGACGTTCCTGGTGCCGTTCCTGGACAAGGTCCGCGCGCGCATCGACCTGCGCGAGCAGGTGGTCTCGTTCCCGCCGCAGCCGGTGATCACCGAGGACAACCTGACGGTGAACATCGACACCGTCGTGTACTTCCAGGTCACCGACTCGCGCGCCGCGGTGTACGAGATCTCGAACTACATCATCGGCGTCGAGCAGCTCACCACCACCACGCTCCGCAACGTGGTCGGCGGCATGAGCCTGGAGGAGACGCTGACCTCCCGCGACGCGATCAACACGCAGCTGCGCGGGGTGCTCGACGAGGCCACCGGCCGCTGGGGCATCCGCGTCGCCCGCGTCGAGCTGAAGGCGATCGAGCCACCCGCGTCGATCCAGGACTCGATGGAGAAGCAGATGCGCGCCGACCGGGAGAAGCGCGCGATGATCCTCACCGCGGAAGGCCAGCGGGAGTCCTCCATCAAGACCGCGGAAGGCCAGAAGCAGAGCCAGATCCTCTCCGCGGAAGGCCAGAAGCAGGCGGCGATCCTCGCGGCCGAGGCCGAGCGGCAGTCCCGCATCCTGCGCGCGCAGGGTGAACGCGCCGCCCGCTACCTGCAGGCGCAGGGCCAGGCGAAGGCGATCGAGAAGGTGTTCGCCGCCATCAAGGCCGGCCGCCCGACGCCCGAGGTGCTCGCGTACCAGTACCTGCAGACCCTGCCGCAGCTGGCGCAGGGCGACGCGAACAAGGTCTGGATGATCCCCAGCGACTACGGCAAGGCCCTCGAAGGCTTCGCCCGCGCGCTCGGCGCCCCCGGCGACGACGGCGTCTTCCGTTACGAGCCGCCGAAGGACGACAGCCCCCAGCGGCCCGAACTCGAAGACGAAGAGGTCGCCGGCTGGTTCGACACCTCCACCGACCCGAAGGTCGCCGAGGCCGTCGCCGCCGCGGAAGCCGTGGCCCGCAAGGAGGTTCCGGGCCCGCTCGGCTCCGAGCACCCCCGCCGTGCCATCGGTGCCGTGGTCCCGGCCGCGCCGGTCGAAGAGGAAGAGGACGAGATCCCGGCCCCCGCGCCGCAGCCCTCGACCCCGCCGCCAGGGGTCCAGCAGCGCCCGCAGCAGGCCCCGCCGTCGCTCCCGCAGCCGCAGCAGCCGCCCACCCCGCCGGGCGGCCCGTACCAGGGCCCGCCGGCCCAGTTCGGCGGCGGCCAGCCGGGCCAGGGCAGCGGCCCGTTCCCGCAGCAGGGCCCGTTCGGCGGCCCGCAGGGCGGACCTCCGCCGCAGCAGCGCTGA
- a CDS encoding GNAT family N-acetyltransferase: MEELRAEPLTGVRLSLEPLRAGHADEMHPVLADPRLYAFTGGQPPTLDELRARYARQAVGRSEDGSQWWLNWVVRHTGDGLAAGFVQATAGRDRASAEVAWVIDARRQGQGLAREAAALVVGWLDAQGVTGVFAHIHPGHAASAAVARRVGLTPTGIVEDGEVRWERTVT, from the coding sequence ATGGAGGAGCTGCGGGCCGAGCCGCTGACCGGTGTCCGGCTGAGCCTGGAACCCTTGCGAGCCGGGCATGCCGACGAGATGCACCCCGTACTGGCCGACCCGCGGCTGTACGCCTTCACGGGCGGCCAGCCACCGACGCTCGACGAGCTGCGCGCCCGGTATGCCCGGCAGGCCGTCGGGCGGTCCGAGGACGGGAGCCAGTGGTGGCTGAACTGGGTGGTGCGCCATACCGGGGACGGGCTGGCGGCCGGGTTCGTGCAGGCGACCGCCGGCCGGGACCGTGCGTCCGCGGAGGTCGCGTGGGTGATCGACGCGCGGCGGCAGGGCCAGGGGCTGGCCCGGGAAGCCGCGGCGCTGGTGGTCGGCTGGCTGGACGCGCAGGGCGTCACCGGCGTCTTCGCGCACATCCACCCGGGGCATGCCGCCTCGGCCGCCGTCGCGCGGCGCGTCGGGCTCACGCCGACCGGGATCGTCGAGGACGGTGAGGTCCGGTGGGAGCGGACAGTCACCTAG
- a CDS encoding SGNH/GDSL hydrolase family protein: protein MTNRLVCLGDSFTEGVGDEDPSAPNGVRGWADRVAEVLGARDPEFRYANLAIRGKLLSQVLAEQVEPALAMAPDLVTLYAGGNDLMRPKVDVDALTDAYEGTVERLRAGGARVVLFTGVDGVEDALFRTIRGRVAIYNEHVRGIAARHGALLVDMWAMRQLRDRRLWSADRLHLNGLGHNEIAIDLLGRLGVEHDLTPARLGPRPELSARERRAENLRWSREHAMPWVQRRLRGESSGDTLSPKRPTLEPVGSAFSPHN, encoded by the coding sequence GTGACCAACCGCTTAGTTTGTTTGGGTGACTCCTTCACCGAGGGCGTCGGCGACGAGGACCCCTCGGCGCCGAACGGCGTGCGGGGCTGGGCCGACCGCGTCGCCGAGGTGCTGGGCGCGCGGGACCCGGAGTTCCGTTACGCCAATCTCGCCATCCGCGGCAAGCTGCTGTCGCAGGTGCTGGCCGAGCAGGTGGAGCCGGCGCTCGCCATGGCGCCGGACCTGGTCACGTTGTACGCGGGCGGCAACGACCTGATGCGCCCGAAGGTGGACGTCGACGCGCTGACCGACGCCTACGAGGGCACCGTCGAGCGGCTGCGGGCCGGCGGCGCGCGGGTTGTGCTCTTCACCGGCGTCGACGGGGTCGAGGACGCGCTGTTCCGCACCATCCGCGGCCGCGTCGCGATCTACAACGAGCACGTCCGCGGTATCGCCGCCCGGCACGGCGCGCTGCTGGTGGACATGTGGGCCATGCGGCAGCTGCGCGACCGGCGGCTGTGGTCCGCGGACCGGCTGCACCTGAACGGGTTGGGCCACAACGAGATCGCGATCGACTTACTGGGCCGGCTCGGGGTGGAGCACGATCTCACTCCGGCCCGGCTCGGCCCGCGGCCGGAGCTCAGCGCGCGCGAACGGCGGGCGGAGAACCTGCGGTGGAGCCGTGAGCACGCGATGCCGTGGGTGCAGCGGCGGCTGCGCGGCGAGTCCTCCGGCGACACCCTCAGCCCGAAGCGGCCGACGCTGGAACCGGTCGGCTCGGCCTTCTCCCCACACAACTGA
- a CDS encoding prolyl oligopeptidase family serine peptidase, producing the protein MPEISPYGTWTSPVSAADAAAAGGGPSWLGRVGDALWWTEARPAEGGRVALVRRTADGGVEDVLPAPWNVRNRVHEYGGRPWLVTGDTVVFTHWADQRVYARDLASGETTALTPEPAQPQGVRYSDLQPGPGGEVWAVRERSTGPRRTDIERELVAISGHGAERVLVGGHRFFTAPQLSPDGAHAAWLAWDHPAMPWDGTELFVAPVAADGTFGEARVLVGAADVAVCQLEWESPDRLLALLDPDGWWNLHRIGLDGSVVNLAPVAAELGSALWQIGARWFAPLGGGRHAVLNAGRLAVLDEHDGSVTPVASVAGELTSWSAAGLVVDGGSVTGIAAGPRRERAVVSVDLAGGTWTELTPQPASLPAAEYLPVAEERVFTAADGSAIPAFVLPPSNPGFTAPEGELPPFVVHVHGGPTGHMDDSLFVDFAYLTSRGIGVVVVNYGGSTGYGRVFRERLREQWGVVDVGDCVAVAEALVAEGIADGARLAIRGGSAGGFTSAASITMTTTYAAATVKFPILDLATWTGAGGETHDFESQYLEGLVGPYPETLERYRERSPITHAGSLAGPVLFLQGLEDEICPPEQADRFVASLAGSGVDHAYLRFEGEQHGFRKAETIIAALEAELSFYGQVFGFPTPGVPKLGLSR; encoded by the coding sequence GTGCCAGAGATCTCTCCTTATGGAACTTGGACTTCACCCGTTTCGGCCGCGGACGCGGCGGCGGCCGGAGGCGGCCCCTCGTGGCTCGGCCGGGTCGGCGACGCGCTGTGGTGGACCGAGGCGCGGCCCGCGGAGGGCGGCCGCGTGGCGCTGGTGCGCCGGACGGCCGACGGCGGCGTGGAGGACGTGCTGCCCGCGCCGTGGAACGTCCGCAACCGGGTGCACGAGTACGGCGGGCGGCCGTGGCTGGTGACCGGTGACACCGTCGTTTTCACCCACTGGGCCGATCAGCGGGTGTACGCCCGTGACCTGGCCTCCGGGGAGACCACGGCGCTGACGCCGGAACCCGCTCAGCCGCAGGGAGTCCGTTACAGCGACCTGCAGCCGGGGCCGGGCGGTGAGGTGTGGGCGGTGCGGGAGCGCAGTACCGGACCCCGGCGCACCGACATCGAGCGTGAGCTGGTCGCGATCTCCGGACACGGTGCCGAGCGGGTGCTGGTCGGCGGGCACCGGTTCTTCACCGCGCCGCAGCTGTCGCCGGACGGCGCGCACGCGGCGTGGCTGGCGTGGGACCACCCGGCGATGCCGTGGGACGGCACGGAGCTGTTCGTCGCGCCGGTCGCCGCGGACGGCACGTTCGGCGAGGCCAGGGTGCTGGTCGGCGCCGCGGACGTCGCGGTGTGCCAGCTGGAGTGGGAGTCGCCGGACCGCCTGCTCGCGCTGCTGGACCCGGACGGCTGGTGGAACCTGCACCGGATCGGGCTCGACGGGTCCGTGGTGAACCTCGCCCCGGTGGCGGCGGAGCTGGGCAGCGCGTTGTGGCAGATCGGCGCGCGCTGGTTCGCGCCGCTCGGCGGCGGGCGGCACGCGGTGCTGAACGCCGGGCGGCTGGCCGTGCTCGACGAGCACGACGGCTCGGTGACCCCGGTCGCCTCGGTGGCCGGGGAGCTGACCAGCTGGTCGGCGGCCGGGCTGGTCGTGGACGGCGGCTCGGTGACCGGCATCGCGGCGGGCCCACGGCGTGAGCGCGCGGTGGTGAGCGTGGACCTGGCCGGCGGGACCTGGACCGAGCTGACGCCGCAGCCGGCGAGCCTGCCCGCGGCCGAGTACCTGCCGGTGGCCGAGGAGCGGGTGTTCACCGCGGCCGACGGCTCGGCGATCCCGGCGTTTGTGCTCCCGCCGTCGAACCCGGGCTTCACCGCGCCCGAGGGTGAGCTGCCGCCGTTCGTGGTCCACGTGCACGGCGGGCCGACCGGGCACATGGACGATTCGCTGTTCGTGGACTTCGCGTACCTGACCAGCCGCGGCATCGGCGTGGTCGTGGTGAACTACGGCGGCTCGACCGGCTACGGGCGGGTGTTCCGGGAGCGGCTGCGCGAGCAGTGGGGCGTGGTGGACGTCGGCGACTGCGTGGCGGTGGCCGAGGCGCTGGTGGCCGAAGGGATCGCCGACGGCGCGCGCCTGGCGATCCGCGGCGGCAGCGCGGGCGGGTTCACCTCGGCCGCTTCGATCACGATGACCACGACGTACGCGGCGGCGACGGTGAAGTTCCCGATCCTGGACCTGGCCACGTGGACGGGCGCGGGCGGCGAGACGCACGACTTCGAGTCGCAGTACCTGGAGGGCCTGGTCGGGCCGTACCCGGAGACGCTGGAGCGGTACCGGGAGCGCTCGCCGATCACCCACGCGGGCTCGCTGGCCGGGCCGGTGCTGTTCCTGCAGGGGCTGGAGGACGAGATCTGCCCGCCAGAGCAGGCGGACCGGTTCGTCGCGAGCCTGGCCGGCAGCGGCGTCGACCACGCGTACCTGCGGTTCGAGGGTGAGCAGCACGGGTTCCGCAAGGCGGAGACGATCATCGCGGCGCTGGAGGCGGAGCTGTCGTTCTACGGGCAGGTGTTCGGGTTCCCGACGCCGGGTGTGCCGAAGCTGGGGCTGTCGCGGTGA